The following coding sequences lie in one Vitis vinifera cultivar Pinot Noir 40024 chromosome 19, ASM3070453v1 genomic window:
- the LOC100263459 gene encoding cytochrome P450 CYP72A219, whose product MKLSSVAISFAFITLLIYAWRLLNSVWLKPKKIERYLRQQGLIGNSYRLLHGDFREMSRMIDEANSRPISLSDDIVQRVLPFHYHSIKKYGKNCFIWMGPKPVVNIMEPELIRDVLLKHNAFQKPPVHPLGKLLATGVIALEGEQWTKRRKIINPAFHLEKLKHMVPAFQLSCSEMVNKWEKKLSKDGSCELDIWPDLENLAGDVISRTAFGSSYEEGRRIFQLQKEQAHLAVQVSQSIYIPGWRFVPTKTNKRMRQISNEVNALLKGIIERREKAMKVGETANDDLLGLLMESNYKEMQEHGERKNVGMSNKDVIEECKLFYFAGQETTSVLLLWTMVLLSKHSNWQARAREEVLQVFGNKKPDGDGLNHLKIVTMIFHEVLRLYPPASMLIRSVYADTEVGGMYLPDGVQVSLPILLLHHDHEIWGDDAKDFNPERFSEGVSKATKGQFAFFPFGYGPRVCIGQNFAMMEAKMALAMILQRFSFELSPSYAHAPISVITIQPQYGAHLILHGL is encoded by the exons ATGAAGCTCAGTTCAGTTGCAATTTCCTTTGCTTTTATTACTCTCCTAATATATGCATGGAGATTATTGAATTCGGTGTGGTTGAAACCAAAGAAGATAGAGAGGTACCTTAGGCAACAAGGTCTGATTGGAAATTCCTACAGATTGTTACATGGGGATTTTAGAGAGATGTCAAGGATGATTGACGAAGCAAATTCAAGACCCATCAGCTTATCTGATGATATTGTGCAGCGAGTTCTACCCTTCCATTATCATTCCATTAAGAAATATG gtaaaaattgttttatatggATGGGCCCAAAACCAGTGGTCAACATTATGGAGCCTGAGCTGATAAGGGATGTTCTCTTAAAGCATAATGCCTTTCAAAAACCACCTGTGCACCCGCTTGGCAAGCTGCTGGCTACTGGTGTTATTGCACTAGAAGGTGAACAATGGACTAAACGTAGAAAGATCATAAACCCAGCTTTCCATCTAGAAAAGTTGAAG CACATGGTACCCGCATTCCAATTGAGTTGTAGTGAAATGGTAAATAAATGGGAGAAGAAGCTCTCCAAGGACGGCTCATGTGAATTGGACATTTGGCCCGATCTTGAAAATTTGGCGGGAGATGTGATTTCTAGAACTGCATTTGGTAGTAGCTATGAGGAAGGAAGAAGGATATTCCAACTCCAGAAAGAGCAAGCACATCTTGCAGTCCAGGTTTCGCAGTCAATATATATTCCGGGATGGAG GTTTGTTCCAACAAAGACAAACAAGAGAATGAGGCAAATTAGCAATGAAGTCAATGCATTGTTAAAAGGTATCAttgagagaagagagaaggcaATGAAGGTTGGTGAAACTGCTAATGATGATTTATTAGGTCTACTGATGGAATCCAACTACAAAGAAATGCAAGAACATGGTGAAAGGAAGAATGTTGGAATGAGCAACAAGGATGTCATCGAGGAGTGTAAGCTATTCTACTTCGCTGGCCAAGAGACTACCTCGGTTTTACTTCTGTGGACAATGGTTCTATTAAGCAAGCATTCAAACTGGCAAGCTCGTGCAAGAGAAGAGGTTTTACAAGTTTTTGGCAATAAAAAACCAGATGGTGATGGTTTAAATCACCTTAAAATT GTTACAATGATTTTTCATGAGGTCCTTAGGTTATATCCACCAGCATCCATGCTTATTCGATCTGTTTATGCTGACACCGAAGTGGGAGGAATGTATTTACCAGACGGAGTGCAGGTCTCATTGCCAATCCTCCTACTTCATCATGACCATGAAATTTGGGGAGACGACGCAAAAGATTTCAACCCGGAGAGATTTTCTGAAGGAGTTTCAAAGGCAACAAAGGGCCAATTtgccttttttccatttggttATGGTCCTCGGGTGTGCATTGGACAAAATTTTGCAATGATGGAAGCAAAAATGGCTTTGGCAATGATCTTACAACGTTTCTCATTTGAACTTTCCCCATCTTATGCTCATGCGCCTATTAGTGTTATAACTATACAACCCCAATATGGTGCACACCTGATTTTGCATGGACTTTAG